Below is a window of Mycoplasma sp. 2045 DNA.
CCACAACAAGCTTACAACAAGATTATGAAAGCAGTTACTGACTCAGAAGGTAAAGTATACATTTCAAATGATAAACCTGGTATTTTAAACTTACTTAATATCTATGCTTCATTAAACAACATAACACTTGAACAAGCAGAAGAATTATTTAAAGATAAAAACTATAAAGAATTTAAAGAAGCAGTTGCTACATCAGTTAAAAATCTTTTAATTGATATTCAATCAAAATACAATGCAGCTTTAAAAGAAGTTGACAAAATAACTGATGAAGGTGCAATTAGAGCTTCTAAAATCGCAGATTATAATTTAAACAAGTTAATGAAAAAAATGGGACTCTATTCCTCATTGACAAAACCCAAAAATGATAAATAAGAGGTAAATTAATATGAAAGCTAATAAAAAACTTAACCATACAACAAGTCACTTACTTGGTGCAGCTGTTGAAAAACTTTATCCAAATGTTAAATTAGGATTTGGCCCAGCCACTGAAGAAGGTTTTTACTATGACTTTGAATTTGCTGAACCACTTTCAGAAACAGAATTACCTAAAATTGAAAAGTTTATGAAAAAACTTGCTTCAAGAAATTTAGTTATGAAGCAAGTTTCAATTGATGAATATTCATTTGAAGGTAAACCCTACAAAAAAGAACTTTATGATGAATTAGTAGCAGCAGGTAAAGAAGTTACTTTCTATGCTCTTGTAGATCCTTTAAGTAATGAAACAATCTTTGTTGACTTATGTGCTGGTGGACACGTTGAAGATACAAAACACATTAAGCACTTTAAATTACTTAACTTAGCTGGTGCGTACTGAAGAGGAAATTCAGATAACATCCAATTAACAAGAATTTATGGAACATCTTGAGATACAGCAGCAGAACTTGAAGAATACTTAGAAATCCTTAAAGATAGAAAAGAAAGAGACCACCGTAAAATTGGTAAAGAAATGAAATTATTCACATTCAACAAATTAGGTGGTCAAGGATTACCATTCTGATTAGAAGATGGAATGTACATTCACAATGAAATTAGAAACCTTGTTCTTAAAATGGACAGAAAATACGGTTTCACAGAAGTTTTAACACCACACTTTGGTGAAGAAGAACTTTACAAAATTTCAGGTCACTTAGCTCACTACAAAGATGATATGTTTAAACCAGTTGTGCTTGAAAACGAAAAGTTAATTGCACGTCCAATGACTTGTCCTCACCACATTATTTGCTACAACACAGAAAAACGTTCATATCGTGACTTACCAATTAGATATTCAGAACAATCACAACTTTACAGATATGAAAAATCAGGTGCTCTTACAGGTCTTGAACGTGTTAGAGGAATGCTTTTAACAGAAGGACACTTATTTGTTAGAAAAGATCAAATCGCTCAAGAATTCAAATCAATGTATCAATTAATTAAAGAAACATTAGAAATCTTTAAAATTCAAATTAGTTATGTTTCTTTAAGTTTAAGAGATCCCGAAAACACAGATAAGTACTATTCAGATGACAAGATGTGAAACGAAGCTGAAAATGAACTTAGAAATGTGCTTAATGAATTAGATGTTAAATACGAAGAAAAAATCGGAGAAGCTGCTTTCTATGGGCCTAAAATGGATATTCAAATCTTTACAGCTTTAGGACACGAAATCACAGTTTCCACATTACAACTTGACTTCTTATTACCTGAAAGATTTGATATTACATACACAAACAAAGACAATCAAGAAGAATGTCCAGTTATGATCCACAGAGGTCTTATCGGAACATATGAACGTTTTGTTTCAATTCTTTTAGAACAAACAAAAGGTGTGCTTCCATTCTGATTAGCACCAAAACAATTCACAGTTATTCCTGCTACAAATAATCCAGAAGATGTGAAATACGCATCAGACATCAACCAATTATTATTCAATGCAGACTTTAGGTCTAAATTAGACGACCGTGAAGAACGTTTAGGTAAAAAAGTGCGTGAAGCACAAATGTCAAAATCTAAATTCCAAATCATTGTTGGAGAAGCTGAGAGATTAAATGAAACTGTTTCATACCGTGAATATGGTAAACAAGAAACAACAACAATGCCTGTTGCAGAATTTGTCCTAAAAATGATGAGATTGAGAGATTCTCGTGAATAATAAAAAACAAGAAAACAAAAACGAAAAGAAAGTCAGAAAACCAATTAATGGTTGATACATATCATTTTTAGTAATATTTTGAGTTTTAGCTGCTGCAATGATTTTAACAAGTGGAAACATCATCCCTTGAGATAGAATCGTTCCAAATTCTGTTTATAATGTACCTCTTTATGCACGTATATTAGCATCAATTTTCTTTCCAATTTTAGTTTTATCATTTGGTTTCTTTGTTGTTTTCAAAGAAAAAATGAGTGTTTGAAGACTTGTTAACTATGTATTCATTATCGGAATTATAATCACGCTATTTTGAGTTCCTAGAATGATTAATGTTAACGAAGGAAAAGAGAAAGCTGAAGCTAGTTGAAAACCACAATGACTATTATTCCCTTATGATGTAACTGTCGTATTTGGTGTTTGTGTAATCTTATATGCTTTATGTTTATACTTTGTTACACCGAAATTTGTAAGTTACATGAGACCAAAAATCCAAAATTTCTTAGGTCGTTTTAAGAAACAAAAATCAATTTTAGAACAAGAATCAAAAAACTAAAATTAATAATTATTAAAAATTCCTATCACTGCTGAAACGATAGGAATTTTTAATATATACTTTTCATAAAGACAAATCCACCGGCCATATTGAGCTGAAATAAGGTAGAAAAACAGTTTTTTTAGATTTTCTATCTTACTTTTATCAACCTAGTTACATTAATCCGGCTGCTTTTAGAATACCAAGAAGAATTCCTACCAAAATTAATGTTAATACAGCTCCTAAGGAAGTTCACGCAGCTCTACCCTTAACATTTTTTCTTTGAGCACTAATTTTAGTTGCAACTTCATTCAGAAGATCAGTTTCAACAGAGATCTGCTTTTTAACTCGAGCACCATTGCTTTCAGCAGGTAACTGATAATCACGAACAATAGCATTTGTTTCAGTAGGTTTCGCAGGTGTAAATTCAATACTTTCAATTAATGAGTTATATTTGTTGTTTTATTATTAATAAGAATGTAAATATACCAACATAATTGATGAATATTTCGGTCGCTTTTTAGATAGTTAGAATCAGAATAAGTCTTGAAATCGTAAATAAATGGCTTCAATATATTTACGTTATCTAAATCAACCATAAACTTTTTATCTGAAAATGTTCCTTCGGTTGAGTCTATGTGATTAAAATCAGAAATTTCTAATGCCTTAAGATATAAAGATGTTTCAGCATAAAAATGATAGTAATTTGCAAGAATAAATGTAAGTGAATTAGGATAATCTTCTGTTTTATTGCCACAAATAATATATCATCATAATCTTTGCATCTCACTCTCATTGAATATTTTCACAAGTGATTCATCGCGAAATATTAGTTTCAAGAAGTAATATACAAATCATAATACGGGATTATCTCGTTCAAATTTTTCACAATTGAAATATTTGTGATTTTTAGCAGGATAATTTGCAAAGTTATCTTTTCCCTTTTCAAAGAATTTTTTCAAAAACTCAGTAACCTTTTTATTTTTTATAAATTCCTCATCTTTTTCCAATATGTCATCAATATCAAACTTTTCTCAATTCTTTACTTTCGAATCTGTGAAACATATTGCTTTAAATAAATATTCTGGCATTTTACCTTTAAAATTCGCCGCTTTTGTAACATCAGTTATTTTTTTAATAGCTAATTTTTCAATGGCATCAGTATATATTTCATATTTAGTTTTTTCTTCATTGTTTGAGTTTCGATACAAAGTCGAAAAATCCACTTCAGTCTGCTTGCTATTGAATAATTCTTGAACATTCTCAAAAATTTCCTTATCAGTAAAATCACTATCAGAAAATGATGAAAAATTATCCTTAATATTTGAATTTGAATTATCAAACTTTTTTAAAAGTGAATTTGAAATTAAGACTTTGTGAATTTCTCGTGTTTTTAGATCTATAAAACCTGTCAATAATTCTGTGTGACTAAATCATCTATGTCCTTTGGTATTCTTACTTTTACTCATAATATAAAATTGTAATACAAAAAAAGACAAGCACCATTTAAATGGTGCTTGTGTCCCGGAAAAAGAGATGCTATCAAAGAGTTTATATTTCCTAATTCCAGGTTACCTCATTAAGTATCAAAAATAATGAGGTACTTTTATTATAAAACTTTTTTTGTAATATATATCACCAGAAAAATATTTTTTTGATAAATAAAAAAGAACAGATTTTTTCTGCTCTGATTTACAACTCTGTTTAATTTAAAGATTAAACTAATTTAGCAATAACTTCTGAATGTTTGATGTTTTTGTGTTCTAAGTTTTTAAAGTTTTGTAATTTTGAATCAGTTGTTAATGCAAAAATAATTTCTTGATCAATGTTTTCTGCTTTGAATCTGTTTAAATCTAAAATGATTAATTCATCTCCTGATTTAACTTCTTGGTTTAATGAAACTTTAGCATCCATACCAATTCCATCTAATTTGTATGAGTTTAAACCAAAAACAATAACAGCTTCAACACCTAATGATGTGTTAGATAAGATAACTTGTGATTTACTTGCTGGTTGCATTGTTATTTTTCCATCAAATGGAGCAACAATTTTACCTGATGTTCCATCTAATTTGATTGCAAATCCTTTTCCAAGTAAATCATTTGAAAATACACCATCATTTAATGATTCAAGTGAAACAATGTGTCCTGAAGCAGGTGCTAAGATTTCTAATTCTGAAACTGCTTGAATAGATGTTGTAGCATTATTTGATGTTGAAACAGTTGAAACTTCAACTGATTTACACATTGTTGAAATTAAGTCTTTGTTAATTTTGATAAGTGCATTTAAAGCTTCTGCATTTGGTAATTCAACTTGAATGTGTTTTTGTGCTTCGAAAATTTTAACTGATGTAGCACCTAATTGTTCAAATTCTGCTTTTGAAACTAATGAAACATTTTTTACATCATATCTTAATTGTGATGCTGAATTATTGAATGAAGTAATATTGTCAAGCCCACCGAATGCATCAACAATTTTTACTAATAAGTCTATGTATTTATCTCTTTCAGTCATAATAATATACTCCTTAAATAAAATAAATTTTATATCATTTTTATAATGTTGAAAATAGATTTTAATACCTTAAAATAAGGTCTAAAAATTAATTAAATTGTTTACTAGATGCTTAAAATAGTGGTATAATAGTTTTAATTATGGCGAACGTGGTGAAGTGGTTAACACAGTGGGTTGTGGTCCCATCATGCGCGGGTTCGAATCCCGTCGTTCGCCCCATATGAAAGAAAGTTGTTAATAGCAACTTTTTTTGTTTTCCTTTTTTATATCAAGTGAATAATAAAAGCAACCTAAAAAGGTTGCGAATATTATTTATTGAATAAATTGTATGCATCAATTTTAAAAAGAGCTTTTTTAAGTTTAGACTCTAATTTTGTTTTGTTTACTGAATCATTGTGTGAAGCTTCTTCGATTTGTTTAATAAGTTTATCACGGTCACGAAGCGCTCTTTGGACATCAATGTTTTTAACATTGATAATATCATCTGTTATGATTGATACTTTTTTCTCATCAGCATATACAAGACCACCACCGATGTAGCAACGAATTTCTTCACCATTTTCAGGTTTAATTGATAAGTTGCAAATTTCAATGTTTGAGAAAAGTGGTGTTCTATTAGCTTGAAGCCCGATGTAACCTGATGCTGTTTTTAATGTAACAATGTTTACATCACCTTCATAAAATACACCTGATGGTACTGTGATTAATAAATGAGTTGTATTATTCATTATTTTTTATCTGTTGATGATTCAGTTGAAATGTTATTTTCTTCTTGATATTTTTTGTAACGTTCAATAACATCATCAATGCTTCCAGCATATCTGAACATTTCTTCTGGAAGGTTATCTAATTCACCTGAAAGAATAACTTTGAAACTTCTAATTGTTTCAGATAATGGAACATATCTACCTTTAATTCCACTGAATTTTTCGGCAACTGTGAAAGGTTGAGATAAGAATTGTCTAATTCTTCTTGCTCTGTTAACAATTTTCTTATCTTCTTCAGATAATTCACCCATCCCTAAGATTGCAATAATATCTTGAAGTTCTTTAAATCTTTGTAAGATTGCAACAACTTCTTGAGCTGTTTCATAGTGTTCATATCCAACAATTAATGGATCAAGTAATCTTGATGAAGAGTTAAGTGGGTCAATAGCTGGATAAATCCCAAGTGCTGCTGTTCCACGGTCAAGAACTGTTTTAGCGTCTAAGTGAGTGAAAGTTGTAGCAGGTGCTGGATCAGTTAAGTCATCAGCAGGTACATAAACAGCTTGAACTGATGTAATTGAACCTCTACGTGTTGAAGTAATTCTTTCTTGAAGCGCACCCATTTCTGTAGCAAGTGTCGGTTGGTAACCAACAGCTGACGGCATACGCCCTAAAAGAGCAGAAACCTCTGAACCAGCTTGTGTAAATCTAAAGATGTTGTCGATGAATAAAAGTACGTCTTGATTTTGTTTATCTCTAAAGTACTCAGCCATTGTAAGACCTGTAAGAGCAACTCTCATACGTGCCCCAGGTGGTTCGTTCATTTGTCCAAATACAAGTGCAGTTTTATCTAAAACTCCTGCAGCTTTCATTTCATAGTAAAGGTCATTTCCTTCACGTGTTCTTTCCCCAACTCCAGCAAATACTGAAAGTCCATTGTGCTCTGTAGCTATGTTGTTAATAAGCTCTTGAACAAGAACCGTTTTACCAACTCCAGCTCCACCAAAAAGACCAATTTTTCCACCCTTTGCATAAGGAATAAGTAAGTCAATAACTTTAATTCCTGTTTCAAGTACTTCTGATGAAGTTTTTTGTTCTTCATAAGAAGGCGCTGGTGCGTGGATAGGATCTCTTTCAATTTCTTTTGGTAAAGGTAAGTTGTCAATTGGGTTCCCTAAAACGTCAAACATTCTACCTAAAACAACATTTCCTACAGGTACAGAAATTGGTGCACCTGTGTCAGTTACAACCATTCCTCTTTGAAGCCCATTTGTAGAAACCATTGAGATTGTACGAGCTGTATCATCTCCAATGTGTTGAGCAACTTCGAATGTGTAAACTTTTCCATCATGTTCTAATTCAACAGCATTAAGTAAGTGAGGTAATTTTCCTTCTTCAAATCTAACGTCCACAACTGGACCTAAGATTTGAACGATAATTCCTTTGTTTTTTACCATTCATTCCTCCTTATTTTAATTAAGTAGCATCTGCACCAGCTACAATTTCATTGATTTCTTGAGTTATGTTACCTTGACGTTTTCTGTTAAATTGTAATCTTAACTCATCAACTAAGTCTGTTGCATTATTTGTAGCATTTTCCATAGCATTACGTCTTGAAGCGATTTCTGAAACTTTTGAACCTGTAGCAAGTCCATAAACCATACTTGCTAAGTAAAGTGGAATTGAGTTTTTAAGCACCACTTCTGAGTTAGGCTCAAATTCAATTGTGTTTTTAGCTTGCACACTAGCGTTTTCAGATTCAATGTCTAGTGGGAAGAGTTTAAGTTTTTTAGCTTCCTGTGTAATGTTGTTAATAAATTCTGTGTAATAGATGTAAATGTTAGCAACTCTTTTGTTTGAATATTCTTCAAAAGCTTTTTTAGATACAACAGAACTAAGTTCATAAGAGATTTTATCTCCTAATTCTGTGTATTTAGAAATGACTTGTTCATCATATTTAAATGAATGTAATAGAGCAAGTCCTTTTCCTCCAAGCACAATGATTTTGTCGCTTGGTTTAAGAGTTTCTTTAAGTAATTTAACGATATTAGTATTGTATGAACCACATAATCCTAAATCAGATGTGATGATGATGTGCAAATCAGAATCAACATTAGTGTTTTTAGGAAAAATTGAGTAAAACTCTCTTGGCTCAACGTGTGATGCTAATTCTCTAAACATTTCGTTTAGTGAATTTAAATACGTTTCAATACTTTCAAATTCAGTTCTAATTCTACGTAATTTAGCAGTTGATACTAATTGCATAGCATTAGTAATCTTTTTGGTATTGTTAATTACATTAATTCTATTTTTAATTGAATTTAAGTTTGCCATTTTAATTATTTAAGTAAGTCATTGTATTTTTTAGGAAATGCTTTATGCAACTTAGGATCATAGTTAGGAATTGTAGCGATGATGTTTTGTACTATCTTAACTAATACTTTTTCTGTTGTTTGGTAATCTTCAGGTGTGAATAAACCTTTTGAAGCAATGTTTGAGAAAAGTTCCATACCTTCAGCTGTTTTGTTTACAAGTGCAATAACGTTATCTCTGTATTCTTTGATGTATTCTTTTGGAAGTGGGTTAATAATTCTTTCTTTAACTCCTAAAAGAATAATAGCTTGTGTAACTTGTGGAATCGCAAAGTATTGTTCTTGTTTTAAAAGTTCATATACTTTAGCACCGTGTTCTAAAATTGATTTAGTTGACTCATCAAGGTCTGAACCAAATTGAGCAAAAGCTAACATTTCGTTGTATTGAGCAAGTTCAAGTTTAAGTGAACCAACAACTTGCTTCATAGCTTTAATTTGCACAGCTGAACCAACACGAGAAACTGAGAAACCAATATCAACAGCAGGTCTTTGTCCTGAGTTAAATAATGATTCTTTTGTGAAAATTTGACCATCTGTAATTGAAATTACGTTAGTTGGAATATAAGCTGAAATATCCCCTTGTTGAGTTTCGATGATTGGAAGTGCAGTAATTGAACCTCCACCATTTTCTTTGTTAAGTCTAGCTGCACGCTCTAAAAGTTGAGAGTGTAAGTAGAAAACATCTCCAGGGTAAGCTTCACGACCAGGTGGTCTTCTTAAAAGAAGTGAAAGCGTTCTATATGCAACTGCGTGTTTTGATAAATCATCATAAACAATTAATACGTCTTGCCCTTGAGACATTCAGTATTCTGCAATAGTAACTCCTGTATATGGAGCAATGTATTGTTGTGGAGCTAATTCTGAAGCTCCTGCAACAACTACTGC
It encodes the following:
- the thrS gene encoding threonine--tRNA ligase, whose product is MKANKKLNHTTSHLLGAAVEKLYPNVKLGFGPATEEGFYYDFEFAEPLSETELPKIEKFMKKLASRNLVMKQVSIDEYSFEGKPYKKELYDELVAAGKEVTFYALVDPLSNETIFVDLCAGGHVEDTKHIKHFKLLNLAGAYWRGNSDNIQLTRIYGTSWDTAAELEEYLEILKDRKERDHRKIGKEMKLFTFNKLGGQGLPFWLEDGMYIHNEIRNLVLKMDRKYGFTEVLTPHFGEEELYKISGHLAHYKDDMFKPVVLENEKLIARPMTCPHHIICYNTEKRSYRDLPIRYSEQSQLYRYEKSGALTGLERVRGMLLTEGHLFVRKDQIAQEFKSMYQLIKETLEIFKIQISYVSLSLRDPENTDKYYSDDKMWNEAENELRNVLNELDVKYEEKIGEAAFYGPKMDIQIFTALGHEITVSTLQLDFLLPERFDITYTNKDNQEECPVMIHRGLIGTYERFVSILLEQTKGVLPFWLAPKQFTVIPATNNPEDVKYASDINQLLFNADFRSKLDDREERLGKKVREAQMSKSKFQIIVGEAERLNETVSYREYGKQETTTMPVAEFVLKMMRLRDSRE
- a CDS encoding PTS glucose transporter subunit IIA, giving the protein MTERDKYIDLLVKIVDAFGGLDNITSFNNSASQLRYDVKNVSLVSKAEFEQLGATSVKIFEAQKHIQVELPNAEALNALIKINKDLISTMCKSVEVSTVSTSNNATTSIQAVSELEILAPASGHIVSLESLNDGVFSNDLLGKGFAIKLDGTSGKIVAPFDGKITMQPASKSQVILSNTSLGVEAVIVFGLNSYKLDGIGMDAKVSLNQEVKSGDELIILDLNRFKAENIDQEIIFALTTDSKLQNFKNLEHKNIKHSEVIAKLV
- the atpC gene encoding ATP synthase F1 subunit epsilon, whose translation is MNNTTHLLITVPSGVFYEGDVNIVTLKTASGYIGLQANRTPLFSNIEICNLSIKPENGEEIRCYIGGGLVYADEKKVSIITDDIINVKNIDVQRALRDRDKLIKQIEEASHNDSVNKTKLESKLKKALFKIDAYNLFNK
- the atpD gene encoding F0F1 ATP synthase subunit beta, whose translation is MVKNKGIIVQILGPVVDVRFEEGKLPHLLNAVELEHDGKVYTFEVAQHIGDDTARTISMVSTNGLQRGMVVTDTGAPISVPVGNVVLGRMFDVLGNPIDNLPLPKEIERDPIHAPAPSYEEQKTSSEVLETGIKVIDLLIPYAKGGKIGLFGGAGVGKTVLVQELINNIATEHNGLSVFAGVGERTREGNDLYYEMKAAGVLDKTALVFGQMNEPPGARMRVALTGLTMAEYFRDKQNQDVLLFIDNIFRFTQAGSEVSALLGRMPSAVGYQPTLATEMGALQERITSTRRGSITSVQAVYVPADDLTDPAPATTFTHLDAKTVLDRGTAALGIYPAIDPLNSSSRLLDPLIVGYEHYETAQEVVAILQRFKELQDIIAILGMGELSEEDKKIVNRARRIRQFLSQPFTVAEKFSGIKGRYVPLSETIRSFKVILSGELDNLPEEMFRYAGSIDDVIERYKKYQEENNISTESSTDKK
- the atpG gene encoding ATP synthase F1 subunit gamma, with product MANLNSIKNRINVINNTKKITNAMQLVSTAKLRRIRTEFESIETYLNSLNEMFRELASHVEPREFYSIFPKNTNVDSDLHIIITSDLGLCGSYNTNIVKLLKETLKPSDKIIVLGGKGLALLHSFKYDEQVISKYTELGDKISYELSSVVSKKAFEEYSNKRVANIYIYYTEFINNITQEAKKLKLFPLDIESENASVQAKNTIEFEPNSEVVLKNSIPLYLASMVYGLATGSKVSEIASRRNAMENATNNATDLVDELRLQFNRKRQGNITQEINEIVAGADAT
- the atpA gene encoding F0F1 ATP synthase subunit alpha; this translates as MAIKLDDISAIIKERIQNIGKVADRSEIGQVISIGDGIAVVSGLQKVKNAEIVVFDNGVYGLALNLEEETVGVALFGDANSVSEGDIVKRTGQVIDVNVGDALLGRVVNALGEPIDGKGKIQGTIKSEIFKIAPGVMTREEVNQPLETGIIAIDSMIPIGKGQRELIIGDRQTGKTAMAIDAIINQKGKNVKCVYVAIGQKNSTVAQIVNKLNEFGALDYTAVVVAGASELAPQQYIAPYTGVTIAEYWMSQGQDVLIVYDDLSKHAVAYRTLSLLLRRPPGREAYPGDVFYLHSQLLERAARLNKENGGGSITALPIIETQQGDISAYIPTNVISITDGQIFTKESLFNSGQRPAVDIGFSVSRVGSAVQIKAMKQVVGSLKLELAQYNEMLAFAQFGSDLDESTKSILEHGAKVYELLKQEQYFAIPQVTQAIILLGVKERIINPLPKEYIKEYRDNVIALVNKTAEGMELFSNIASKGLFTPEDYQTTEKVLVKIVQNIIATIPNYDPKLHKAFPKKYNDLLK